GACTTGGGCTCGATGTACTCGAAGACGGCGTGGACGTCGCCAGCGACCCGGACCCCGCGGGTGACGTCACCGTTGGTGCGTAGCCCCTTCAGGCGGCGGTCGGCTTTTTTGGCCGCCTCGCGCAGGACGTCGGTCCGGCCGGCGCGCTTGTTGTCGTCGAGTTCGCGCAATACGACCGGCAGCAGGTGTGCCATGTAGCGGGGACCGACCTGGTCGGTGTAAGCGGCGAGGTCGGGGTTGTCGATCAGCGCGTTGGTGTCGACGGTCAAGCGCACCGGCCACGGGTCCGTCGGCAACAGGTCGGTCAGGCTCCGCAGCTGCTGGACCGATGCCTGCAGGAGGTTCACCGCCTCCGGCATGTGCTGCGGGACGGTCCAGTCGGACCACGTGCCCTCGCGAACCAGCCAGCGCTCCAGATGCTCCAGGCTCTCCTGGATCTTCTCTTCCGCCTCGGGAGTCGGGTGCGGGAACAGCAGCCGAAACCGCGGTTCCCAGCCCCGCAGGCGCCGCAGCAGGTCCATCCGCTGGGTCTCCAGGGCCGGGCCGCTCGGTGCCCAACCCCAGTCCGCCGCGGTCATGATGATGACTTCGTAGCTGCCCGGCCGGTTGGGGTTTACGTACCGGATCTCGGAGGCTTCCAGCACGGCAAGGTAGTCCAGCTCGATCGCATCGAGCTGCTCCAGGAGGCGCTCTCGGTAGGTCGGCGGGAGGGGCTTTTTCTGTGGCATCCACCGATGATGGCCCATCTGACTGACATCCCTCGCCTTGCCGTGTCCTGCCACGGGAAAGCCCGTGCACCAGGGCCCTGTTGGGGGGCGCCTGGGCTCCCGTCATGTACAGCTTGCACCCGTTGTCCGGGCCTTTCGGGTCGAGGCTTCGGTCCCTGTGCTCTTACACCGGGCATCCTGCCGCGCTGAAACGCGGCCAGCCGTCCACGGTCCTCGCCATCGGTGGTCGGTCTGGCCTGGATCAACGACCACGCCGGTGCGTGACGCGCTCGCTTGGTCTCCTTCCGTCGCGGGCGGAGTGGCAGTTGCCTGCCCGATGCGCTGTCCGCGGGCCGGGCGCTGTTACTCGGATGCGGGGGAAGTCCAGTCCGTCTGGAGGATCTGCGCCATCAAGTCGTCTTGTTCCTTGGTGAGTTGGCCCGTGTCGCGCCGGGTGCGGGCCTTGCACAGCCACGGTCCGATCATGATGCGTTCTCCGTCGACGTCGATCCATTCCCGTGCGCTGGGCGGTCGGTCCCAGTGCTCGACGAAGAGCCGCAGGATCTGCGCGTTGTGTTCGAAGGAACGGCGGGTCCGCTTCGCTGCGGGCCTCGCCGGCTTGGCAGGGGGCAGGGTGGTGGCGGGGGTCAGCCGCAGGCGGGTGAGGAGATCGCGTTGCGCGGGAGCGAGGCGGTCCCAGGTGGAGAGCTGGCGGTGCAGCCAGCTTCCCATCTTCACGTCGTCGATCACTGTGCCGCGGTGCAGGGTGTCGAGGCTGTGGCCGGCTTCGATGTGGCGTCGCAGGAGGTGGTACTTGCGGTGCCAGTCGGGGCCGTGCGGGAGGGTCCAGTGGGGGTCGAGGGCGTCGAGCTGGGCCAGGCGGTCGGGATCGAGACGGTTCTCGCGGGCGAGGGCGCGCTGGGTTACGAGGAAGCGGCCGCCGGGCTGGTGCTCGGGGATGGCGAGGTGGCCGTGCTCGGCGTGGAAGGCGGTGATGGTGGTGAGGTTGCCCTGCCAGGCGGCTTCGTGGTCGTCCCAGATCATGCCGAGTTCATCGAGTTCGGCGATCCAGTCCTCGGTGAGGAGGCCTTGTCTGCGGGCGGTGCGCTGGCCGGTGACGAAGGCGCCGAGCCGGTAGCCGTAGGCGTCTTCGTAGTCGGTGGGGACGCGCAGGTGGCGGTGTTCGGTGTGGAAGCGGGTGGCGGCCGCCAGGCCGGCGCGGCGGGGGGCGGAGAGGGCGGCGGCGTTGGCGGGCCAGGCGATCAGGTCCATCGCCCGGGCGATGCTGTCGGGGTCGAGGGTGAAGTCGAAGCGGAAGCGGCGGGCCAGGAGCGTGCGGGTGCCTTGTTCCAGGCGGCGTTTTGCGGTGGTACGGGGGGCGCGGGCGGCGATGGTCTGGTCGTGGTGGCGCAGGGCTGCTGTGACGAGCCAGAGGGCTTCGTAGGGGGTGCCGAGGAGGTCGGTGGGGTCGGCGCCGTGAGGGATGTAGGCGGGGACGACGAGGCTGGCGGTCTTTGCGGTCTGGGTGGGGGGTTTGCGTAGGGCGCGGCCGAGGGCCTGGACGATACGGCGGACGCTGGCGGTGCGGTCGGCGAAGACGACGGCGTCGACGGCCGGCAGGTCGACGCCCTCCCCCAGTACTTGGGCGTTGGTCAGCACGGCGCGGTCGGCGGTAGCGAAGTCGGTGAGGATGTCGTGGCGCTGGCCGGGACTGTGGGTGCCGTTGATCGACTGGACTACCAGGTCGCTGGTCCAGGCGGGACGTTGGTCGTCGGTGAGGGTGCGCAGGGTGTGGGGGAACTGGCAGGCGAAGTCGGTGGCGTCGGCGACCTGCTGGAAGTACACGATCACGTGGTGGAGGTCGTGTTCGGTCATCGCTTTGAGGACTGCCAGGTGCAGGGCGGTGGTGCGGCGTGCGGTCGGGCCGAAGCCGGAGTAGGTGTCGGGGGTGGTGAGGACGGTGCGCAGGTGGGTGTCGGTGATCGTGGGGACGACCAGTTGGTAGTCGGCGAGGACTCCGTCGTCGATGGCATCGGCGTGGCTGTAGGTGTGCAGGCGGGGGCCGAAGATCTTGGGGTCCGCCATGGAGGCGACGAGGGCGGGGGTGTCCCAGGCGGGGGCGGTGGCTGCGGTGCGTTTGGGCTGGGGGCGGGTGGTGGGTGCTTCGGTCAGGCGGGGTGGGTCCCATTCGTAGGGGGTGGCGGTCAGGTAGAGGCGGCGGTCGGCTCGGATGCGGGTGTGGTCGTGCAGGACGGTCCAGTCCTTGTCCCAGCTTCCCGCGGTGCGGTGTGCCTCGTCGACGATCAGGAGGTCGAAGGTCGGCACGGGAGCACGGGTGTGCTGGGTCTGTTCGATTCTCGGGAGGGAGTCAAGCGTGACGAAGACAGTGGCGTGCTCGTGCCGGGCCAGCCACGTTGCCAGGAACTCTGGGTTGTTGGTGCTGTGGACGGCTGCTCCGGCCAGGACCGGGTGCTTGGCTGCGGCCAGGGATGAGACGGCCATCATCGGTTCTGGGCGTCCGTCGTTGCGGGCTGCGCTGGCCCACTGCGAGATGAGGTCCAGGCTCGGCACGGCGATCAGCAGGTGTCGGGCGTCGAGGGCTTCGGCGGTCCGCAGCGCGGTGAGCGTTTTGCCTGTGCCGCAAGCCGAGACCATGTGTCCGCGGGTGTGTTCGCGTGCCAGGTGACGTGCCGCGCTGTCGACCGCCCGCTGCTGGTCCGGGCGTAGTGAGAGCCGGGCGGGGCGGGTGCGGGAAGCGGTGACGGCGGAGATCTCGGCGATGGGCTCCTCAGAGGGCATTGAAACAAGATCCTCAGTGCGCGATGGAGCGGTGGCCGGCGGGATCCATCGTGTCAGGTGTCCTTCGCTGAGTGGTGTTGTGAGAGGAGCGGGCCGGGTCGGTGGGTGCGGGTTGTGTCCGTGCAACGTTAGGGGATGGCGTGGGGCTGGTCTGCGGTTAGGCGAACAGGGCTTCTACCAGGACTGCTTGGAGCCTTCCTTCTTTTAGGGCGGTCGTGATTTCGGCTGCGGAGGGGTCTCCAGTCAGGCCGGTGCACAGGACCGCGCAGGGCGGCTCGTTCTGGGTCATCTTCCACATCGCGTCGGACAGAACGGTGACCGGGACGCGGAAGGTCTGCGTCTCTTCAAGGGTGGGGCCCTCGTAGTAGATGCCCCTGAAGGTGCGGTCCTGGGTAGCAAAGACGGCCTTCCACTTCTGGTGGGCCTCGGGGATGGTCTCTCCCTGCCAGGTCGGCCAGATGAAGCGGCTTGGATCGACGTCGGTCTCGGCCAGGTGGGTGGCGGGGCTCACCACGATCACGATCACGTCGGTGCCCAGAGTGACTTCGTTGATGAGTTCGGTCAGGCGGTTGACCTGTACCTGTGAGGTGGGGAGTGTGACGTGGGTGAGGCCGATGTTGAAGGCAGGCAGCCGGCCGGGCGAGTGGGGCGGTGTCGTCATGATGCCGTGCTCCTGGTTGAGGTCGTTCGGTTCTTTCGTGCTTTTGGGCTGCGGTACGTCTGGTGATGTCTGCCGGGCTCGGGTTCCGGGTCTGTTGGGCGGGTGCGGCGGGCGCTGCCGGGAGGATCCGGTGCAGCCGTTCGTTCGGGGGGGGCGGAGCGCAGGGGCGCGCCCGTGGTCTGCCGGTTGGTCGGCGGTTCAGGGTGTGCGGTGCCGGTGGCGTGAGATCCAGCGCATGTCGAGGGCTTCCAGGGCGTCCAGTTGTTCTCGCGAGAGGGCCTGCGGAAAACGCCGCTTCTCGGCGAGCCACCTTCCCAAGGCGAAGCCGTCTTCGCAGGTGTAGTTGTAGGGAACGTCCAGGTGTTGGTGGCGGCAGCGGTAGGCGTAGGCGGCCTTCAACCCTCGGGCGAAGGCCCGTTGGGAAGAGCCTCGCGGGCGGCGCAGCAGGAGGGCCAGGGGGTGCTCGATGGGGAGGTCGCCCATGAGGTGGCGCTGGTAGTCCTCGAGCCCGGCGAGGTTGTCGATCTGCTCGGCCAGCCATTGGGTCAGCACAGGGGCGGCGCCGGTGAGTTGGTGCGGGCGTAGGTGCGTTTCCATTCGGCTCTGCCTTTGGTGTTCCACCAGGGGTAGATCTCGTTCAGGGCCCGCTGGTAGCAGTGGGGCAGGCGGCGGGTGTTGGCTTCCTTTCGGCTGTCGGCGAGCCAGCGGCCCAGGTGCAGGCCTTGGTGGTGTTCGACCCACCGGGGGGCGAGGTGTCCGTGGCGGGTGACGTAGTCGCGGGCGATGAGGAGCTTGCGCTCGATGCTGTGCGGAGGGTGCTCCCAGATCATGCCGAGGGTGTCCAGTGCTGCGATGCGTTCGGGTAGGAGCAGGCCGTTCTTGCGCATGGAGCGCTGTGCGCCGATCCACCAGCCGAGGTAGAAGCGGCCGTCGTGGAGGTAGCGGCTGGGGACGTCGAGGTGGCCGTTTTGGAGGTAGAAGTCTGTGGCGACCTCGAAGGCGGCCTCCCATACGCGGTTGGGGGCCATGACATCGTTCAGGTCGAGAACGGGGATGATCTCGTCGGCGCGTTCCGGGCGCGGGGCGATCTGGGGGGTGGCGGTGGGGTCGCTCGGGTACCGGAAGTGGTCGACGAGGTGGAAGGTGTGCTCGTCGTAGACGTCGAGGTCGATGAGAACCCGGTAGATCAGGTGGAAGGCGGTTTTCTTGACGGCCTCCTCGAGGGTTTCGCCGGGTGCCATGTAGATGGGGATGACGATGGTGGAGATCTTGTTGTCGCCTGGGGTCTGGCGCAGTGCGCGTCCGATGGACTGGATGATGTCGATGCTGCTGGTCTTGGGGTGGGCGAAGAGCAGGGAGTCGATGGCGGGGATGTCGACGCCTTCGGCGCAGCAGCGGCAGTTGGTGAGGACGGCCCGGCGGGCCGGCTGCTGTGAGGCGGGGGTGTTGAGGGGCGCGGAGGCGAAGTCGGTGTAATTCTTGTGGCGTTCGAAGGGACTCTGCCGGGAGCTGACGGTGCCGACCTGCAGGGGCGCGTGGTAGGCCGGGGGCATCAGGGCCGCGGTCTCGTGGAGTGTTTCGGCGAAGACGTCCGCCGCGGCGATGCAGGGGTGGAAGGTCAGCGTGCGGCGCAGGTCGTAGCGGTGCTGCGCGACCAGCAGGGCCACTTGAGCGGCTGCGGCACGCAAGGCTTCGCCGGTCCAGGTGTTCGCGGGAAGCCGGTTCAGGAGGCCCCGCAGGTCTTCGTCTCTGATCACGACGCCGGCGATACGGTAGTCGGCGAGGAGCCCCTCATCGATCGCCTCTCTCAGGGAGATGCGGTAGACGACGGGCCCGTAGATGCTCACGTCGTCCATGGAGGCGATGACAGTGTCCGCGTTGATGCCCTTTTCGCGAGCTTTCTTCTCGTCGAAGACACGGGGCGTCGCGGTCATGTAGAGACGGTGGCGGGCGGGCAGCTTGTCGTCGTGGTGGATGCGGGCCCAGGGCTTGTCGTAGTCACCGGCGGTGCGGTGGGCTTCGTCGCCGACCACGACGTCCCAGCGGGGCAGATGGAAGTCGCGGTGGGCTTCGACGACCTTGTCCAGGGAGTCGTAGGTGCAGAACACGTTGAGCGGTCCTGGGGTGTCGGCTGCCTGCCAGGCCAGGTCGTCGGCGGTGCCCACCATGGTGAGGACGTCGGCCAGGTACGGGTCTGCCGGGTGGCTTGAGGAACAGACACCGAGGTAGCGGCCGGGACGTCCTTCGCTGTGCCATTTCGCGGCGGTCTGCTCAAGCAGTCGCAGGGAGGGGACTGCCACCAGGGAGGCGCCTTGAGGCGCGGTTTCCTGGACGACGTGCAGGGCCACCAGGGTCTTTCCGGTGCCGGTGGCCATGTAAACGCTGACACGGCGGTAGCCCTCGATGAAGCTGCTCGCGGCGGTGTCGACGGCGATTTGCTGGCCTCCGCGCAGGCGGGTCTTCAGGCGCGAGGCAGTCGCGGGGGCGGGGACGGTCGTGTCCGGGCGGATGCGTGTCGTCGTGGCCATGGTCCTCCCCCGGGTGACGGTGTGCACAGGCACCTGGTTCACAGGGTGGAAGGAGTGTGCGAGGCCGTGCCTGGGCGTTCGCCTGGGTTCACCTGAACGAGTGTCGGTGCTCTTGACCGCCTGCTGGCGGGCCGGTCACGGTGACCCGTGGTGACGGCTTCGGCGGAAGGGCAGCGGTGCTGGACGATCCCGGTCTGTACGGGCCTCGCCGGCCGCTGCCGCTGCGTGTGCGGCCGGTGCCGGGTGAGTCGACGGGGTCGTTCGTGAACCGGCTCGCGCACGCCAACGGCCTGAGCCTGGCGGCGTTCCTCGACCGCGTCGGACAGGGCGAGGCATCCGCGTACACCGAACGGGTGGAGAAGTACCCGCAGTCCACCGAGATGTACATGAACGAGGCGGGGCTGCGCTATCTGGCTGTCCTTGCTGACCGTGCGTCTGGTCTTCTCCAGCAGGATCTGCCCAGCCTGGGCGCGGAGCACCTGCTGCCAGGCGAAGAGGCGGCGCAGTGGTGGTGGCGCTGGGAGCCCGTGGCGGGGCACCTCGTGCGGTACTGCCCGCTGTGTGCCGATGCCTTGGGTGTCGGCCAGACGGTGTGGCTGATGTCGCCGGACAGCTGGCAGGTCTGTCTGCGGCACGGTTACTGGTCGGACGACTCCCGCGGCCGTGGTCCGGACTTCGTGCAGCTGGCCGAGCTGCCCGAGACGGTGACGGCGCACCAGGTGCGGCAGCAGCTGGCCGAACGGTGGGGGCCGGCCGGCGAGGAGTTGTTCGCCGATGCCTTCCAGGTGGCGGTGTACTGGTGGACGCGGATGCCGGACACCGTATGTTGGGTGCGCCGGGCCTGGACGGCTGGGCTGGACGCGCGGGAGATGCGGGCGGCCCCACTGGTGATCTACTCGGAGGCCGCGGAACTCGCGGGCGCCATGCTGGACTTCGAACGCGCGGGGCGGCGGGATACGGCGGACCGGTCCCGATGGCTTGCGGGCGTGGAGCAGTTGATGGCCGGGTGGGGGGTAGACGTGACTGAAGGGCGTCAGGCGCTGCTGATGTGGCTGGGGCGCCACCGTAGGGGGGTGCCCGCGCCGTCCGGTCCGGCGGGCCGAAGCGGGCTGGTGCTTGGGGCGGGGCACAGCCGGATCGCGTCCCGGACCGGTCCGGGGAGCCAACGCTCGTGCCTGACCTGGCAGTTGGGCATGGCGGCCGCCGACATGTAGGCGTCATAGAGTGGAGGGCTCGCAACCGTACGGTTGCGAGCCCTCCACCTTGCAGTAGCGGGGACAGGATTTGAACCTGCGACCTCTGGGTTATGAGCCCAGCGAGCTACCGAGCTGCTCCACCCCGCGTCGGTGAACACCACCGTACGTCATAGCGGCGGGCGCTGGAGACCATTATGGGCCGGGGGTCGTATGTTCCGGATCTTTGTGGCCCTCGAGGTCGGCCTGACCTGGCCGTAGTTGCGGCGTCCGGCGCGCTGGCCCCGCTCATCGTCCGGGTCTCGTGGCCCATTTGCCGGTCCGGAGCCTGTTGTCCCGGCCGTGGGATACTGGCTCACCATGACACCGGCTCACGCCGCCACCACCCGGCCCGTCGTGGA
The genomic region above belongs to Streptomyces marianii and contains:
- a CDS encoding PIN domain-containing protein produces the protein MPQKKPLPPTYRERLLEQLDAIELDYLAVLEASEIRYVNPNRPGSYEVIIMTAADWGWAPSGPALETQRMDLLRRLRGWEPRFRLLFPHPTPEAEEKIQESLEHLERWLVREGTWSDWTVPQHMPEAVNLLQASVQQLRSLTDLLPTDPWPVRLTVDTNALIDNPDLAAYTDQVGPRYMAHLLPVVLRELDDNKRAGRTDVLREAAKKADRRLKGLRTNGDVTRGVRVAGDVHAVFEYIEPKSDVLPDWLDLGVPDDRFIASTLLLQSRYPGSVWYVATSDINLQTKLHAVALPFIEP
- a CDS encoding DEAD/DEAH box helicase → MPSEEPIAEISAVTASRTRPARLSLRPDQQRAVDSAARHLAREHTRGHMVSACGTGKTLTALRTAEALDARHLLIAVPSLDLISQWASAARNDGRPEPMMAVSSLAAAKHPVLAGAAVHSTNNPEFLATWLARHEHATVFVTLDSLPRIEQTQHTRAPVPTFDLLIVDEAHRTAGSWDKDWTVLHDHTRIRADRRLYLTATPYEWDPPRLTEAPTTRPQPKRTAATAPAWDTPALVASMADPKIFGPRLHTYSHADAIDDGVLADYQLVVPTITDTHLRTVLTTPDTYSGFGPTARRTTALHLAVLKAMTEHDLHHVIVYFQQVADATDFACQFPHTLRTLTDDQRPAWTSDLVVQSINGTHSPGQRHDILTDFATADRAVLTNAQVLGEGVDLPAVDAVVFADRTASVRRIVQALGRALRKPPTQTAKTASLVVPAYIPHGADPTDLLGTPYEALWLVTAALRHHDQTIAARAPRTTAKRRLEQGTRTLLARRFRFDFTLDPDSIARAMDLIAWPANAAALSAPRRAGLAAATRFHTEHRHLRVPTDYEDAYGYRLGAFVTGQRTARRQGLLTEDWIAELDELGMIWDDHEAAWQGNLTTITAFHAEHGHLAIPEHQPGGRFLVTQRALARENRLDPDRLAQLDALDPHWTLPHGPDWHRKYHLLRRHIEAGHSLDTLHRGTVIDDVKMGSWLHRQLSTWDRLAPAQRDLLTRLRLTPATTLPPAKPARPAAKRTRRSFEHNAQILRLFVEHWDRPPSAREWIDVDGERIMIGPWLCKARTRRDTGQLTKEQDDLMAQILQTDWTSPASE
- a CDS encoding helicase associated domain-containing protein, whose amino-acid sequence is METHLRPHQLTGAAPVLTQWLAEQIDNLAGLEDYQRHLMGDLPIEHPLALLLRRPRGSSQRAFARGLKAAYAYRCRHQHLDVPYNYTCEDGFALGRWLAEKRRFPQALSREQLDALEALDMRWISRHRHRTP
- a CDS encoding DEAD/DEAH box helicase — translated: MATTTRIRPDTTVPAPATASRLKTRLRGGQQIAVDTAASSFIEGYRRVSVYMATGTGKTLVALHVVQETAPQGASLVAVPSLRLLEQTAAKWHSEGRPGRYLGVCSSSHPADPYLADVLTMVGTADDLAWQAADTPGPLNVFCTYDSLDKVVEAHRDFHLPRWDVVVGDEAHRTAGDYDKPWARIHHDDKLPARHRLYMTATPRVFDEKKAREKGINADTVIASMDDVSIYGPVVYRISLREAIDEGLLADYRIAGVVIRDEDLRGLLNRLPANTWTGEALRAAAAQVALLVAQHRYDLRRTLTFHPCIAAADVFAETLHETAALMPPAYHAPLQVGTVSSRQSPFERHKNYTDFASAPLNTPASQQPARRAVLTNCRCCAEGVDIPAIDSLLFAHPKTSSIDIIQSIGRALRQTPGDNKISTIVIPIYMAPGETLEEAVKKTAFHLIYRVLIDLDVYDEHTFHLVDHFRYPSDPTATPQIAPRPERADEIIPVLDLNDVMAPNRVWEAAFEVATDFYLQNGHLDVPSRYLHDGRFYLGWWIGAQRSMRKNGLLLPERIAALDTLGMIWEHPPHSIERKLLIARDYVTRHGHLAPRWVEHHQGLHLGRWLADSRKEANTRRLPHCYQRALNEIYPWWNTKGRAEWKRTYARTNSPAPPLC
- a CDS encoding TniQ family protein; protein product: MLDDPGLYGPRRPLPLRVRPVPGESTGSFVNRLAHANGLSLAAFLDRVGQGEASAYTERVEKYPQSTEMYMNEAGLRYLAVLADRASGLLQQDLPSLGAEHLLPGEEAAQWWWRWEPVAGHLVRYCPLCADALGVGQTVWLMSPDSWQVCLRHGYWSDDSRGRGPDFVQLAELPETVTAHQVRQQLAERWGPAGEELFADAFQVAVYWWTRMPDTVCWVRRAWTAGLDAREMRAAPLVIYSEAAELAGAMLDFERAGRRDTADRSRWLAGVEQLMAGWGVDVTEGRQALLMWLGRHRRGVPAPSGPAGRSGLVLGAGHSRIASRTGPGSQRSCLTWQLGMAAADM